In Formosa haliotis, the sequence AAAGAAGATGAAACCATAAACCTTTTAGAAGAAAAAATTGCCAAAATGTTTGGCAAACCACAAGCTTTATTTTTCCCTAGTGGCACCATGGCGAACCAAACAGCCATTAAATTACACACAAATCCTGGCGACCAAGTCATTTGCGATAAATATGCACATATTTACAATTACGAAGGTGGCGGTGCATCTTTTAACAGTGGCGTGTCCTGCAAATTAATAGATGGAAATCAAGGTATGTTTACAGCAAAAGACGTTATTAATGCTATAAATCCACCCGAGTTTTACCACAGTCCTTTAACTACTTTGGTTGAAGTTGAAAACACTACAAATAAGGGTGGTGGGGCCTGTTGGGATTTTAAAGAACTTGAAGCTATCAAATCGGTTTGCAACAAACATAACTTAGGCTATCATTTAGACGGTGCACGCTTATGGAATGCTATAGTTGCCAAAAACGAAACGACTAAACAATACGGCGAAATTTTCGACACCATTTCTGTTTGCCTTAGCAAAGGGTTGGGTTGCCCTATAGGTTCTGTTTTGGTAGGTGATTCTAAATTTATGGACCGCGCTTTACGCATTAGAAAAATTCTTGGAGGTGGTATGCGTCAAGGTGGTTTTTTAGCCGCTGCCGGACTTTATGCTCTAGACAATAACATATCTCGCTTAATTGAAGACCATAAAAAAGCAAAAGAATTAGGAGAATTATTACAAACCTTAACTGTTGTAAAACAGGTTGAACCTTCAGAAACTAATATTGTCATTTTTGAATTACAACCAGATGCAGACAGCAATACTTTTATTGAAAAACTTAAAGCCCACAACATATTAATTATCGACATGGGACAAGGTAAGCTACGGATGGTCACGCATTTAGATTATACCAACGATATGCACTCCAAAGTTTTAGAAACCTTAAAACATTTAAGTTTTTAAGATTAATACGGTATAAAAAAAGCCTTCAAAATTATTTTTTGAAGGCTTTTTAATTTTACTTTATTTAAAGGTTATACCACCCCTTGTGCTAGCATAGCATCGGCAATTTTAACAAATCCCGCAATATTAGCTCCTTTTACATAATCTACATAACCATCTTCTTGAGTACCGTAAACAACACAAGACGCATGAATATTATTCATGATTTGGTGTAATTTAGCATCCACTTCTTCGCGTGTCCAATTCATACGTAAAGAGTTCTGGCTCATTTCTAACCCAGAAGTTGCTACTCCTCCTGCATTTGAGGCTTTTCCTGGCGAGAACAACACTTTTGCTTGCTGAATAATAGCTATAGCTTCCGGTGTACAAGGCATATTAGCACCTTCTGCTACCGCTATAACATGATTAGCGACTAGTGTTTTTGCATCATTTACGTCTAACTCATTTTGAGTTGCACAAGGCATGGCTACATCACAATTTACAGACCATGGGCGTTCTCCTGCATGAAAAGTCGCAGAAGGATACGCTTGTACATATTCACCTATTCTGCCACGTTTAACATTTTTAAGCTCCATTATAAAAGCTAATTTTTCA encodes:
- a CDS encoding threonine aldolase family protein, coding for MIIDLRSDTVTKPTPEMLDAMVSAKVGDDVFKEDETINLLEEKIAKMFGKPQALFFPSGTMANQTAIKLHTNPGDQVICDKYAHIYNYEGGGASFNSGVSCKLIDGNQGMFTAKDVINAINPPEFYHSPLTTLVEVENTTNKGGGACWDFKELEAIKSVCNKHNLGYHLDGARLWNAIVAKNETTKQYGEIFDTISVCLSKGLGCPIGSVLVGDSKFMDRALRIRKILGGGMRQGGFLAAAGLYALDNNISRLIEDHKKAKELGELLQTLTVVKQVEPSETNIVIFELQPDADSNTFIEKLKAHNILIIDMGQGKLRMVTHLDYTNDMHSKVLETLKHLSF